The Pseudomonas asiatica genome has a segment encoding these proteins:
- the nhaA gene encoding Na+/H+ antiporter NhaA: MRSLFTRFFQLEAASGLLLIAAAILALVINNSPLSYLYSGLLDVPVAVQVGALHIAKPLLLWINDGLMALFFLLIGLEVKREVVDGHLSKPSQVILPATAAVGGMVIPALIYWFINRDNPAAVAGWAIPTATDIAFALGVLALLGKRVPVSLKLFLMTLAIIDDLGAIIVIALFYSGTLSSVSLLLAAACLVVLVAMNRLGVVKLGPYMVVGLILWVCVLKSGVHATLAGVALALCIPLRTRHAERSPLLALEHALHPWVAYAILPLFAFANAGVSLAGMTVESFTHPVPLGIAVGLLLGKTVGVFGLTWVAVKLRLAALPAGASWGQLLGVAILCGIGFTMSLFVGSLAFVPGSSDYAGMDRMGILTGSFFAAVIGYAVTAMASRKHNVG; the protein is encoded by the coding sequence GTGCGTAGCCTGTTCACCCGCTTCTTCCAGCTCGAAGCCGCCAGCGGCCTGTTGCTGATCGCTGCGGCCATCCTGGCCCTGGTCATCAACAACTCGCCGCTGTCCTACCTGTACAGCGGCCTGCTCGACGTCCCCGTCGCCGTCCAGGTCGGCGCGCTGCACATCGCCAAACCGCTGCTGCTGTGGATCAACGACGGCCTGATGGCCCTGTTCTTCCTGCTCATCGGCCTGGAGGTCAAGCGCGAGGTGGTCGACGGCCACCTGTCCAAGCCCTCCCAGGTGATCCTGCCTGCCACCGCCGCCGTGGGCGGCATGGTGATACCGGCACTGATCTACTGGTTCATCAACCGTGACAACCCGGCGGCCGTGGCCGGCTGGGCGATCCCCACCGCCACCGACATCGCCTTCGCCCTCGGCGTACTGGCCTTGCTGGGCAAGCGCGTGCCGGTGTCGCTGAAACTGTTCCTGATGACCCTGGCGATCATCGACGACCTGGGTGCGATCATCGTCATTGCCCTGTTCTACTCGGGCACCCTGTCGAGCGTGTCGCTGCTGCTGGCCGCCGCCTGCCTGGTAGTGCTGGTGGCCATGAACCGGCTTGGCGTGGTCAAGCTTGGGCCGTACATGGTAGTTGGCCTGATCCTGTGGGTCTGCGTGCTCAAGAGCGGTGTGCATGCCACCCTGGCCGGGGTTGCCCTGGCCCTGTGCATCCCGCTGCGCACGCGCCATGCCGAACGCTCGCCACTGCTCGCCCTGGAACACGCCCTGCATCCTTGGGTCGCCTACGCCATCCTGCCGCTGTTCGCTTTCGCCAATGCCGGTGTATCGCTGGCAGGCATGACCGTAGAAAGCTTCACCCACCCGGTGCCACTGGGCATCGCCGTCGGGCTGCTGCTGGGCAAGACCGTGGGTGTCTTCGGCCTGACCTGGGTCGCGGTCAAGCTGCGCCTGGCCGCGCTGCCTGCAGGCGCCAGTTGGGGGCAATTGCTGGGTGTGGCGATACTTTGCGGTATCGGCTTCACCATGAGCCTGTTCGTTGGCTCGCTCGCCTTTGTGCCTGGCAGCAGTGATTACGCCGGAATGGACCGCATGGGTATTCTCACCGGCTCGTTCTTCGCCGCCGTGATCGGCTATGCGGTAACCGCCATGGCCAGCCGCAAGCACAACGTCGGCTGA
- a CDS encoding glycine zipper 2TM domain-containing protein — MRKSALLVATFTTMSLLLGGCASSLTGDSYSRDEARRVQTVRMGTIESLRPVKIEGTKTPIGGGAGAIVGGVAGSAVGGGRGSIVAAVIGAVAGGLAGSAAEEGLTRTQGVEITVREDDGSMRAYVQAVQQNEIFRVGDRVRIMTVDGTSRVTH, encoded by the coding sequence ATGCGTAAATCCGCTTTGCTGGTGGCGACCTTTACCACCATGTCGCTGTTGCTGGGTGGCTGTGCCTCGAGCCTGACCGGTGACAGCTACTCCCGTGATGAGGCCCGCCGCGTGCAAACCGTGCGCATGGGCACCATCGAGTCCCTGCGCCCGGTCAAGATCGAAGGCACCAAGACCCCGATCGGCGGTGGTGCTGGCGCCATCGTCGGTGGCGTGGCCGGCAGCGCCGTGGGTGGGGGCCGTGGCAGCATCGTCGCCGCCGTGATTGGTGCCGTTGCCGGTGGCCTGGCCGGTTCCGCCGCCGAAGAAGGCCTGACTCGTACCCAGGGTGTCGAAATTACCGTGCGTGAGGATGATGGCAGCATGCGTGCCTATGTGCAGGCCGTGCAGCAGAATGAGATCTTCCGCGTTGGCGACCGCGTGCGCATCATGACCGTCGATGGCACCAGCCGCGTCACGCACTGA
- the pdxH gene encoding pyridoxamine 5'-phosphate oxidase: MTQSLADMRRDYTRDGLAEAQAPGEPFALFHQWFADAVKTEQVPVEANAMTLATVDGDGRPHCRILLLKGLDERGFTFFTNYDSAKGQQLLVNPFAAMTFFWPALERQVRIEGRVEKVTPQESDAYYQVRPLGSRLGAWASPQSQVIAGREELEGLVKATEARFSDTQPHCPEHWGGYRLLPERIEFWQGRASRLHDRLNYRLVDGQWLRERLAP; this comes from the coding sequence ATGACCCAATCCCTGGCCGATATGCGCCGCGACTACACCCGTGATGGCCTGGCCGAAGCCCAGGCCCCGGGGGAGCCGTTCGCCCTGTTCCACCAGTGGTTCGCCGATGCGGTGAAAACCGAGCAGGTACCGGTGGAGGCCAACGCCATGACCTTGGCCACTGTCGATGGTGACGGCCGCCCTCACTGCCGTATCTTGCTGCTGAAGGGGCTCGATGAGCGTGGTTTCACCTTCTTCACCAACTACGATAGTGCCAAGGGCCAGCAACTGCTGGTCAACCCTTTCGCCGCCATGACCTTCTTCTGGCCGGCACTGGAGCGCCAGGTGCGCATTGAAGGGCGGGTGGAAAAGGTCACGCCCCAGGAGTCTGACGCCTACTACCAGGTGCGCCCGCTGGGCAGCCGCCTGGGGGCCTGGGCTTCGCCGCAGAGCCAGGTGATTGCCGGCCGTGAGGAGCTGGAGGGGCTGGTCAAGGCCACCGAGGCGCGCTTTTCCGACACCCAGCCGCATTGCCCGGAACATTGGGGTGGGTATCGTTTGCTGCCTGAACGCATCGAGTTCTGGCAGGGGCGGGCCAGCCGCCTGCATGACCGACTGAACTACCGGCTGGTGGATGGGCAATGGCTGCGGGAGCGGTTGGCGCCCTGA
- a CDS encoding OmpA family protein has translation MSSHKTLALALCLTAVTGCASHPQDGSKDSASSWWPFGSDKVAEQEVKQAVTENVAKADAKSDNASRWWWPFGGEEKQAKGPVVPKIDQKATQAWLDEYEPKLREAIKGSKLELERRDNVLAVTIPVDSSYNPDRPNMLLPMTLGPITRVAKTVEGDAKTAVLVLGHADSSGVAAANQKLSLERAASVSAIFRLSGLQRDRLNLKGMGSEMPRAANDSAEGRALNRRVEMLLTPQNTMVALLAKYQQAAPARAPMVAVQDVKAPAAKPADSKPATKAAAKKPVTKAKAKAPAKTTAKKKAAPAKPVAKKATTDKKVAANSPAKTN, from the coding sequence ATGTCTTCACACAAAACCTTAGCACTCGCCCTGTGCCTGACCGCCGTTACCGGCTGCGCCAGTCACCCCCAGGACGGCTCGAAGGACAGCGCCTCGAGCTGGTGGCCCTTCGGTTCGGACAAGGTTGCCGAGCAGGAAGTGAAGCAAGCCGTCACGGAAAACGTGGCCAAGGCCGACGCCAAGTCCGACAACGCCAGCCGTTGGTGGTGGCCGTTCGGCGGTGAAGAGAAGCAGGCAAAGGGGCCGGTGGTACCGAAGATCGACCAGAAGGCCACCCAGGCCTGGCTGGACGAGTACGAGCCCAAGCTGCGTGAGGCGATCAAGGGCAGCAAGCTGGAACTGGAGCGCCGTGACAACGTGCTGGCCGTAACCATCCCGGTGGACAGCTCGTACAACCCTGATCGTCCGAACATGCTGTTGCCGATGACTCTGGGCCCGATCACTCGTGTGGCCAAGACTGTCGAGGGCGATGCCAAGACCGCCGTGCTGGTGCTCGGCCATGCCGACAGCAGCGGTGTCGCTGCCGCCAACCAGAAGCTCAGCCTGGAGCGCGCCGCTTCGGTGTCGGCCATTTTCCGCCTCAGCGGCCTGCAGCGTGATCGCCTGAACCTCAAGGGCATGGGCTCGGAAATGCCGCGCGCCGCCAACGACAGCGCCGAGGGCCGTGCCCTGAACCGCCGTGTGGAAATGCTGCTGACCCCGCAGAACACCATGGTCGCCCTGCTGGCCAAGTACCAGCAAGCCGCCCCGGCGCGGGCCCCGATGGTGGCGGTGCAGGACGTCAAGGCGCCTGCCGCCAAGCCTGCCGACAGCAAGCCGGCCACCAAGGCTGCGGCGAAGAAGCCTGTAACCAAAGCCAAGGCCAAGGCGCCAGCCAAGACCACGGCCAAGAAAAAAGCCGCGCCGGCCAAGCCCGTCGCCAAGAAAGCTACCACTGACAAGAAAGTAGCTGCCAACAGCCCTGCGAAGACCAACTGA